One genomic region from Augochlora pura isolate Apur16 chromosome 7, APUR_v2.2.1, whole genome shotgun sequence encodes:
- the LOC144473752 gene encoding uncharacterized protein LOC144473752, translating to MEREEYFKRNGWSQEGVNRLRDSGEDVGSRLRNRDVEVQQQKQFRKVAQSKFNPRYQKIKIWVLPEYLSKEGKGGCQKLVARARCGNMERWNRYWEKEEERNCDLCGEMFGTLEHLVRDCRKTERGVTIEEVVSGRKNEKVEEWLGKKRFLGSR from the exons ATGGAAAGggaggaatattttaagagGAATGGATGGAGCCAAGAAGGTGTAAATCGGTTGAGGGATAGTGGAGAAGATGTGGGTTCAAGGTTGAGGAATAGAGATGTAGAGGTGCAGCAGCAGAAGCAATTCCGCAAAGTGGCACAGTCGAAATTTAACCCGCGgtaccaaaaaataaaaatctgggTTCTTCCAGAGTACCTGAGCAAGGAAGGTAAAGGAGGATGCCAGAAATTAGTAGCGAGAGCAAGATGTGGAAATATGGAAAGATGGAACAGATAttgggagaaagaggaagaaagaaactgtGACCTGTGTGGGGAGATGTTTGGGACACTGGAGCATCTCGTAAGAGATTGCAGGAAAACGGAAAGAGGAGTGACGATCGAGGAGGTAGTAAGCGGTAGAAAGAACGAGAAGGTGGAAGAATGGCTGGGCAAG AAACGGTTTTTAGGCAGTAGGTAA